In Nostoc sp. GT001, a genomic segment contains:
- a CDS encoding NAD(P)-binding domain-containing protein yields MNIGIIGSGNIGGSLGNIWAKKGHKVMFSGSRDRQKLQEVAKSAGENASIGSVAEAAQFGEVILLAVPWLAVEDALACTGTIEGKILIDSTNPIESNCSGLLVGWTNSGGEEVAKHVKGARVVKAFNIVAASIFQSESRLFGSERAVLFYCGDDKVAKIVVASLIEDVGFEPMDVGPLSSARFLEPMEQLYEQIVKSGITKEFAFTLARR; encoded by the coding sequence GTGAATATTGGCATTATCGGTTCAGGAAATATCGGAGGCAGTCTAGGTAATATCTGGGCAAAGAAGGGTCACAAAGTTATGTTTAGCGGCTCGCGCGATCGGCAGAAACTGCAAGAGGTAGCCAAGTCTGCTGGTGAAAATGCCAGCATAGGTAGTGTGGCAGAAGCGGCACAGTTTGGCGAAGTAATTCTCCTTGCTGTACCCTGGCTCGCAGTCGAAGACGCTCTTGCTTGTACCGGGACAATTGAAGGGAAAATCCTGATCGACAGCACGAACCCAATTGAGTCAAATTGTAGCGGTCTTTTGGTGGGATGGACAAATTCTGGCGGCGAAGAGGTAGCCAAGCATGTAAAAGGTGCTCGGGTTGTCAAGGCTTTCAACATTGTTGCAGCCAGCATATTTCAGAGCGAATCCCGGCTGTTTGGCTCGGAGCGAGCAGTCCTCTTCTACTGCGGTGACGACAAAGTAGCTAAGATCGTAGTCGCTTCTTTGATTGAAGACGTTGGGTTTGAGCCGATGGATGTAGGACCACTGAGCAGTGCACGCTTCTTAGAACCAATGGAACAATTGTATGAGCAAATTGTGAAGTCAGGTATCACGAAGGAATTTGCGTTCACGTTAGCCCGTCGTTGA
- a CDS encoding NAD(P)-dependent alcohol dehydrogenase, with protein sequence MKAYVIKDTFGIDSLIFTERPEPIPGPNQLLIKLRAVSLNARDLMVVKGVYTPIKPLPLIPVSDGVGEVIAVGEGVTRVKIGDRVASIFMQKWLAGKLTAEKAQSDLGGSQDGMLVEYAVLHEDGVVHVPEHLSDEEAATLPCAGVTAWHALITEGDVKAGETVLLQGTGGVSMFALQFAKIAGARVIVTSSSDEKLERVRQLGASDEINYKQTPNWDEKARELTGGVGLDHIMEVGGAGTFAKSLRAVRLGGQISLIGVLTGMAADLNIVPIVQQNVRVQGIHVGHRDMFEDMNRAIAQHQLRPIVDRVFSFDETPEAFEYMEKGAHFGKICIRF encoded by the coding sequence ATGAAGGCATATGTAATTAAAGACACATTTGGCATAGATTCTCTCATCTTTACAGAGCGACCTGAGCCAATTCCTGGCCCTAATCAATTGCTCATCAAGTTGCGGGCAGTTTCACTGAACGCCCGTGACTTGATGGTTGTGAAAGGCGTATACACTCCTATTAAACCCTTACCTCTGATTCCTGTCTCTGATGGTGTTGGAGAAGTGATTGCAGTTGGAGAAGGTGTTACGCGTGTAAAGATCGGAGACCGGGTGGCTAGCATTTTCATGCAGAAGTGGCTTGCTGGTAAACTGACAGCAGAAAAGGCTCAGTCGGACTTGGGCGGATCGCAAGATGGGATGTTAGTAGAGTATGCGGTACTGCATGAGGATGGCGTTGTGCATGTACCGGAACATCTGTCAGATGAGGAAGCTGCTACACTACCTTGTGCAGGAGTTACAGCTTGGCACGCCCTGATTACAGAGGGTGACGTGAAAGCAGGAGAAACTGTACTCTTGCAAGGCACGGGAGGCGTCTCTATGTTCGCCTTGCAGTTTGCCAAAATTGCAGGTGCACGTGTAATTGTGACATCAAGTAGCGACGAAAAGTTGGAGCGAGTACGTCAGTTGGGAGCTTCCGATGAGATTAACTACAAGCAGACACCGAACTGGGATGAAAAAGCCCGGGAACTTACCGGAGGCGTCGGTCTAGACCACATCATGGAAGTAGGCGGTGCTGGAACTTTTGCAAAGTCTCTGCGTGCAGTTCGTCTTGGTGGTCAGATTAGCTTGATCGGTGTTCTCACGGGTATGGCGGCAGATTTAAATATCGTCCCAATTGTTCAGCAGAACGTGCGGGTTCAGGGAATACACGTCGGTCATCGTGATATGTTCGAGGATATGAATCGGGCGATCGCACAGCATCAGTTACGACCGATAGTAGATCGAGTATTTTCCTTTGATGAGACACCTGAAGCATTTGAGTATATGGAAAAAGGTGCACACTTCGGCAAAATTTGTATCCGCTTTTAA
- a CDS encoding ATP-binding protein, with protein sequence MIDLQSLRQVSLFAQLNDQDLHWLAEHGSDLWLEPGKKFPKEGERADYFYVLLEGKLRITKNFGGHEMYLATYEPGTPFGEVPLFTNKPYLASACALQESHLFRLNKDAFWEMLTNLPSITRNLLNIMGERMQVLESTSQQREKLVALGTLAAGLAHEMNNPAAASCRAAEQLQETLERLSSFALKLSQQPITKEQMAYIVNLQHHTIKRATPAPYIDSLTQSDLENEVADWLKTHSVDDVWKLTPALVQAGLNTEWLDTFVEHVTADLLSDALKWLEATLTGVELLNEIEQSTTRISKLIKAVKDYSYMDQAPLQQVDVHEGLQSTLAILGYKLKRSVVVTREYDLSLPRIYAYGSQLNQVWTNLIDNAINAIQGNGQIWIRTSRENDSLLVEITDNGAGIPPEIHSRIFEPFFTTKGVGEGTGLGLHIAYRIVVTHHQGDISLISQPGCTCFQVRLPIEQSH encoded by the coding sequence ATGATAGACTTACAAAGTTTACGCCAGGTGTCCCTCTTTGCGCAGTTAAATGATCAGGATCTCCACTGGTTAGCAGAACACGGTAGCGACCTATGGCTAGAACCAGGTAAGAAATTCCCAAAAGAAGGAGAGCGTGCTGATTATTTTTACGTCCTTTTAGAAGGCAAGCTTCGGATCACGAAAAATTTCGGCGGTCACGAGATGTATTTGGCTACTTACGAACCTGGAACCCCCTTTGGTGAGGTTCCTTTGTTTACAAACAAGCCTTACCTTGCTAGTGCTTGTGCTTTGCAGGAAAGCCATCTCTTCCGATTGAACAAAGACGCTTTTTGGGAAATGCTTACCAATCTTCCTTCGATTACCCGTAATCTTCTGAACATCATGGGGGAACGAATGCAAGTCCTAGAGTCAACCTCACAACAACGTGAAAAACTTGTTGCACTTGGCACGTTGGCGGCTGGTCTTGCCCATGAAATGAATAATCCTGCTGCTGCTAGTTGTCGAGCTGCCGAGCAATTACAAGAAACCCTTGAAAGGTTGTCATCATTCGCACTCAAGCTCAGTCAACAGCCGATAACTAAAGAGCAAATGGCGTATATTGTGAACTTACAGCACCACACGATCAAGCGTGCCACACCAGCGCCTTACATTGATTCACTAACACAGAGCGACCTAGAAAACGAGGTTGCAGACTGGCTAAAGACGCACAGCGTAGATGATGTATGGAAACTCACTCCAGCCCTAGTACAAGCTGGGCTAAACACTGAATGGCTAGACACTTTTGTAGAACATGTAACTGCCGACTTGTTAAGCGATGCCCTGAAATGGCTTGAGGCAACACTAACAGGAGTTGAACTTTTAAACGAAATCGAGCAAAGCACGACACGCATTTCTAAGCTAATCAAGGCGGTTAAGGATTACTCGTATATGGATCAGGCTCCACTACAGCAAGTGGATGTGCATGAGGGGCTGCAAAGTACGCTGGCAATTCTCGGTTACAAGCTTAAAAGAAGCGTGGTTGTAACCCGCGAGTACGATCTAAGCTTGCCCAGGATCTATGCTTATGGCAGTCAACTCAACCAAGTATGGACTAACCTAATTGATAATGCCATCAATGCGATCCAAGGAAATGGGCAGATTTGGATACGCACATCAAGAGAAAATGACAGCTTGCTAGTGGAGATTACCGACAATGGAGCCGGAATTCCGCCTGAGATTCATTCACGCATTTTCGAGCCATTTTTCACAACGAAGGGAGTGGGAGAAGGCACAGGTTTGGGTCTGCATATCGCCTACCGCATTGTTGTTACACACCATCAAGGTGACATCAGCCTCATCTCCCAACCTGGATGTACTTGTTTTCAGGTTCGCTTACCTATAGAACAATCACACTAG
- a CDS encoding NAD(P)-dependent alcohol dehydrogenase: protein MKAYEVQNVAGVNQFKRTELPQPSPGCRQVLIKVKAVSINDRDRMIAKGVYPFALSLPLIPLSDGVGEVVALGDGVTRVKLGDRVCGNFVQKWVSGELSEWMTKFTLGSILPGLLAEYAVLDEESLVQVPEHLTDEEAATLPSAALTAWHSLLTEGGLQAGDTVLLQGTSAVSLFALQFAHFAGARVIITSSSDAKLSRVKELGASDVINYKQTPDWEEQVLQLTQGRGVDYVVEMSGGASLAKSMQVVRLGGTILMVGAQAVSDAGINALQFILGRIRLRGILTPGHRESFEAMNRAISIAKLRPIVDSVFEFEQAQEAFDYMNQGKYFGKISIRV from the coding sequence ATGAAAGCATATGAAGTTCAAAATGTCGCTGGAGTGAATCAATTTAAGCGGACTGAACTACCACAACCAAGCCCCGGTTGTAGACAAGTCCTAATCAAAGTAAAGGCAGTTTCTATCAATGACCGAGATCGGATGATTGCCAAAGGTGTATATCCGTTCGCTTTAAGTTTGCCATTAATTCCTCTAAGCGATGGAGTGGGAGAAGTCGTAGCCTTGGGCGATGGTGTGACACGGGTAAAACTAGGCGATCGCGTCTGTGGAAACTTTGTCCAAAAATGGGTTTCTGGAGAACTAAGCGAGTGGATGACCAAGTTTACCCTTGGTTCGATATTACCGGGCTTGTTGGCAGAATATGCTGTTTTAGATGAAGAATCACTAGTGCAAGTACCAGAACACCTCACCGACGAAGAAGCTGCTACGCTACCCTCTGCTGCTCTCACCGCGTGGCACTCACTCTTGACAGAAGGGGGACTACAAGCTGGTGATACAGTTCTTTTACAAGGCACATCTGCTGTTTCACTGTTTGCTTTGCAATTTGCCCATTTTGCGGGTGCAAGAGTCATTATCACCTCCAGTAGTGACGCCAAACTGTCACGTGTCAAGGAGTTGGGCGCATCAGATGTCATCAACTACAAACAAACCCCTGATTGGGAGGAGCAGGTATTGCAGTTAACTCAAGGACGTGGTGTTGATTACGTAGTTGAAATGAGTGGTGGTGCTTCCTTGGCTAAGTCAATGCAAGTGGTACGTTTAGGTGGAACGATTCTCATGGTAGGAGCACAAGCGGTTTCAGATGCCGGAATTAATGCATTACAATTCATTCTCGGCCGCATCCGATTACGTGGCATTTTGACTCCTGGACATCGTGAATCTTTTGAAGCTATGAACCGTGCTATTAGCATCGCTAAACTCCGTCCTATCGTCGATAGTGTCTTTGAGTTTGAGCAAGCCCAAGAAGCGTTTGATTACATGAATCAAGGCAAGTACTTTGGCAAGATTAGCATTAGAGTGTAG
- a CDS encoding MIP/aquaporin family protein: MNAFKNWKTLNWSEYGAELVGTAFNLLIGFSIITFNFGKGLPMEHLIPAVSPRLLINGVIFAGSGALFSISPLGKLSGAHLNPCLSLAFWLQGKMHKHDLIGYIFGQFIGAILGTSLALALWKNYLVSVNYCITSPGIGYPLWYVFLAEVFMTFLLVLSIFIFLSHHHLLRWTPLMVWLLVATMVWLGAPISGTSLNTARSIGPALLAWSWQNQWLYCIASPLGALVAVKIFDLIAMGEREVLTGKLFHVPNYRCIFKNVKVPHLPKHG; this comes from the coding sequence ATGAATGCTTTCAAAAATTGGAAAACCCTTAACTGGTCTGAATATGGTGCAGAGTTGGTGGGAACTGCTTTTAATCTCTTGATTGGATTCAGTATCATCACCTTCAATTTTGGCAAAGGCTTACCTATGGAGCATCTCATCCCGGCAGTGAGTCCTCGTTTATTAATTAATGGTGTGATCTTTGCTGGAAGTGGTGCATTATTTAGTATTTCACCTTTAGGTAAACTTAGTGGGGCGCACCTCAACCCATGTTTATCATTAGCGTTCTGGTTGCAAGGCAAAATGCATAAACATGACTTAATTGGATATATTTTTGGTCAATTTATTGGCGCTATTCTGGGCACATCTTTAGCATTAGCTTTGTGGAAAAATTATCTGGTCAGCGTCAATTATTGTATCACTTCACCTGGAATAGGTTATCCATTGTGGTATGTATTTCTAGCTGAAGTTTTCATGACATTTCTGTTAGTTCTGTCTATCTTTATCTTCTTGAGTCATCATCATTTATTGCGCTGGACACCTTTAATGGTATGGCTTCTAGTGGCAACTATGGTGTGGCTGGGAGCGCCCATTTCTGGTACTAGTTTGAATACAGCACGCAGCATTGGCCCTGCTTTATTAGCATGGTCTTGGCAAAACCAATGGCTTTATTGTATTGCATCTCCATTAGGAGCATTAGTTGCCGTAAAAATTTTTGACCTAATAGCTATGGGTGAACGCGAAGTCCTGACAGGGAAACTTTTTCATGTTCCCAACTATCGTTGTATTTTTAAAAATGTTAAAGTACCACATCTACCAAAGCATGGGTAA
- a CDS encoding SDR family NAD(P)-dependent oxidoreductase, with amino-acid sequence MKKLEGKVALVTGSSGGIGQAIAVHLAEQGADVVIDYRSHPEGAQETLSKVEAAGSKGLTVKADLSVISDIRQLIDQGIQYFGKLDILVNNAGIDGRNADFWNITEADYDAVIDLNLKGTFFATQAIVQHFIETKRTGKIINISSTHEEIAFPHFTKLLCQ; translated from the coding sequence ATGAAGAAACTAGAAGGTAAGGTAGCTTTAGTAACAGGTAGTAGCGGAGGAATTGGTCAAGCTATTGCTGTACATCTCGCTGAACAAGGTGCAGATGTTGTAATAGACTACCGCTCTCATCCTGAAGGCGCTCAAGAAACTCTGTCGAAGGTAGAAGCAGCTGGTAGCAAAGGTTTAACTGTTAAAGCTGATTTAAGTGTAATTAGTGATATTCGTCAACTTATAGACCAGGGTATTCAATACTTTGGCAAGTTAGACATTCTTGTGAACAATGCTGGTATTGATGGTAGAAATGCTGATTTCTGGAACATCACTGAAGCCGACTATGATGCAGTCATCGATCTCAACCTCAAAGGTACATTTTTTGCCACTCAAGCGATAGTGCAGCACTTCATAGAAACCAAGCGAACTGGCAAAATCATTAATATTAGCTCCACTCATGAGGAAATAGCATTTCCCCACTTCACTAAGCTACTGTGCCAGTAA
- a CDS encoding SDR family oxidoreductase, whose protein sequence is MMMRNLAVELGPLGITINNVAPGAIETPINSKLLNDPEKLAALLKNIPLGRLGKPEDIAPIVSFLASADADYITGATFYVDGGLSRNYHEQ, encoded by the coding sequence ATGATGATGCGTAACCTAGCCGTTGAGCTTGGGCCTTTGGGAATTACAATTAACAACGTGGCTCCTGGAGCAATTGAGACACCAATCAATAGTAAGCTGTTAAATGACCCCGAAAAATTAGCAGCACTGTTAAAAAACATTCCCTTGGGTCGCTTAGGTAAGCCAGAAGATATCGCACCTATAGTTAGCTTCTTAGCCTCAGCCGATGCTGATTACATCACAGGCGCAACCTTCTATGTAGATGGAGGATTGAGCCGGAACTATCATGAGCAATAG
- a CDS encoding glucosidase: MTQEEARLAADRDRTAYWKRWGSYLSERQWGTVREDYSPNGTAWEFFPHDHARSRAYRWGEDGIAGISDNHQRLCFAIALWNGEDEILKERLFGLTGNQGNHGEDVKEYYFYLDNTPTHSYMKYLYKYPQAAFPYSQLVEENRCRGRQNSEFELINTGIFDQDRYFDVFVEYAKASPDDILIQITVINRGPEAKTLHLLPTLWFRNTWSWTGNQQEKPWLKISQSNSDLSTIEAYHPSLETRWLYCNETPELLFTENETNNQRLFGVNNASPYVKDGINNYVVNEEKTGVNPNRIGTKFAARYQLEIGAGETKTVRLRLSDAQNLIAPFGTEFDTVWQQRQREADEFYQRICPLPMLEDRRNVQRQAFAGMLWSKQFYYYVADQWLKGDPARPTPPASRLNGRNHEWFHVFNDDVLSMPDKWEYPWFAAWDLAFHVIPLSMIDPDFAKLQLSRLTREWYMHPNGQLPTYEWAFGDVNPPVHAWAAWQVYQIEQKIYGRADKKFLESVFQKLLLNFTWWVNRKDFEGKNIFQGGFLGMDNIGVFDRSVQLPTGGYLQQADGTSWMAMYSLNMLTIALELAKENSAYEDIASKFFEHFLYIADAMNGVGDAEIALWDETDGFYYDALHLPDSHQFPMKVRSLVGLIPLCAVSILESETLDQLPGFRERTQWFLKNRPDLTRNIACMQKEGIGERRLLAIAYPDKLRRILEKMLDATEFFGPYGIRSVSKVHASDPYVLTVDGREYRVDYEPAESSTGMFGGNSNWRGPIWFPINYLLLESLQKFYRYFGDDFKVECPTGSGQMMTLKEVSIELAQRLIQIFLTDASGKRPFYGGTDKFQTDPNWRDLILFNEYFHGDNGAGIGASHQTGWTGLIAKLIQQCAEQVLSE; this comes from the coding sequence ATGACTCAAGAAGAAGCAAGATTAGCAGCAGACCGCGATCGCACCGCTTATTGGAAACGATGGGGTTCTTACCTGAGTGAACGGCAGTGGGGAACAGTGCGCGAAGACTATAGCCCTAATGGTACCGCCTGGGAATTCTTTCCCCACGACCATGCCCGCTCCCGCGCCTATCGCTGGGGAGAAGATGGAATTGCGGGAATTTCCGATAATCATCAGCGACTATGTTTTGCGATCGCTCTCTGGAATGGTGAGGATGAAATTCTCAAAGAGAGGCTTTTCGGTCTTACAGGAAATCAGGGGAATCACGGGGAAGATGTTAAAGAATACTACTTCTACCTGGATAATACCCCGACTCATTCCTATATGAAATATCTTTATAAATATCCCCAAGCAGCTTTCCCATACAGTCAGCTCGTAGAAGAAAATCGGTGCAGAGGTCGCCAAAACTCGGAGTTTGAATTAATCAACACAGGTATATTTGACCAAGACCGTTATTTTGATGTATTTGTTGAATACGCCAAGGCTTCACCCGACGACATTTTGATTCAAATCACTGTGATTAACCGAGGACCGGAAGCAAAAACGTTGCATTTATTACCAACGCTTTGGTTTCGCAACACCTGGTCTTGGACTGGTAATCAACAAGAAAAGCCGTGGTTAAAAATTAGCCAATCTAACTCTGACCTCAGCACCATCGAAGCTTATCACCCCTCTTTAGAAACTCGATGGCTGTACTGTAATGAAACTCCAGAACTACTATTTACAGAAAATGAGACTAATAATCAAAGATTGTTTGGGGTCAACAATGCTTCGCCATACGTTAAAGATGGAATAAATAATTATGTAGTGAATGAGGAAAAAACAGGGGTCAATCCCAATCGGATCGGCACTAAATTTGCAGCTCGTTACCAATTAGAAATTGGTGCAGGCGAAACCAAGACAGTGCGATTACGATTAAGTGACGCGCAAAATTTAATTGCACCATTCGGTACGGAATTTGATACAGTTTGGCAACAGCGCCAGCGCGAGGCAGATGAATTTTATCAGCGAATTTGTCCGTTGCCAATGTTAGAAGACAGGCGGAATGTGCAGCGGCAAGCATTTGCTGGAATGTTATGGAGCAAACAATTTTACTACTATGTAGCCGACCAATGGCTAAAAGGCGATCCAGCTAGGCCGACGCCGCCAGCATCACGGCTCAATGGCAGAAACCATGAATGGTTTCATGTATTTAACGACGATGTACTTTCCATGCCCGACAAATGGGAATATCCTTGGTTTGCGGCTTGGGATTTAGCTTTTCATGTAATTCCGCTCTCGATGATTGATCCCGACTTTGCCAAGCTGCAACTGAGTCGCTTGACACGAGAGTGGTATATGCATCCTAACGGCCAGCTACCGACTTATGAATGGGCTTTTGGTGATGTCAATCCGCCCGTTCATGCCTGGGCAGCATGGCAGGTTTATCAGATTGAGCAAAAAATCTATGGTCGTGCAGATAAAAAATTTCTGGAGAGCGTCTTTCAAAAATTACTGCTGAACTTTACTTGGTGGGTTAACCGGAAAGATTTTGAGGGTAAGAATATCTTTCAGGGTGGCTTTCTAGGCATGGATAATATTGGTGTCTTTGATCGCAGTGTTCAACTACCAACTGGTGGATATCTGCAACAAGCAGATGGTACAAGTTGGATGGCGATGTATTCTCTGAATATGCTAACGATCGCCTTAGAATTAGCAAAAGAAAATTCTGCCTATGAAGATATCGCCAGCAAGTTTTTCGAGCATTTCTTGTACATTGCTGATGCGATGAACGGCGTTGGTGATGCCGAAATAGCGCTATGGGATGAAACTGATGGTTTTTACTACGATGCTCTACATTTACCAGATAGTCATCAATTCCCGATGAAAGTGCGATCGCTGGTGGGGCTAATTCCATTATGTGCCGTGAGCATTTTAGAATCAGAAACCTTAGATCAGCTCCCAGGCTTTAGAGAGCGGACGCAATGGTTTCTGAAAAATCGCCCCGATCTGACCCGAAATATTGCTTGTATGCAGAAAGAAGGTATCGGTGAGCGCCGACTGCTAGCGATCGCCTATCCAGATAAACTCCGTCGCATCCTAGAAAAAATGTTAGATGCAACAGAATTTTTCGGACCTTATGGTATTCGCTCTGTTTCTAAAGTTCATGCATCCGATCCTTACGTTTTAACAGTAGATGGCCGGGAGTATCGAGTTGATTATGAACCTGCTGAGTCTAGTACAGGGATGTTTGGCGGTAATTCCAACTGGCGTGGGCCAATTTGGTTTCCCATTAATTATCTACTCCTAGAATCACTACAAAAGTTCTATCGCTACTTTGGAGACGATTTCAAAGTTGAGTGTCCCACCGGTTCAGGTCAAATGATGACGCTCAAGGAAGTATCAATTGAATTAGCTCAAAGACTAATCCAAATTTTTCTCACAGATGCTTCTGGTAAACGACCTTTTTATGGTGGAACAGATAAATTTCAAACTGACCCAAATTGGCGTGACCTGATTCTGTTCAATGAATACTTTCATGGAGATAATGGCGCTGGTATTGGTGCTAGTCATCAAACTGGTTGGACAGGTTTAATCGCCAAATTAATCCAGCAATGTGCAGAACAGGTTTTGTCAGAATAA